A genome region from Streptomyces sp. NBC_01296 includes the following:
- a CDS encoding phosphoribosyltransferase, translating into MSGPTARRLFRGTGPFELTEPMLERVLDELAAAIAPDGEVSIVLAVANGGTIPGAGLAGRLAVPLAHVHAKHNHTDAIHTQATGNVAVAFPGGFPDTLSGRVLLVDDICGSGATFAALTTALEPLLTPDGRIETVALCRNEGSDRAPDWAAYTVDDWVVFPWEAPPGGIELVALSSPSPLKGQTP; encoded by the coding sequence GTGAGCGGCCCCACGGCCCGTCGCCTCTTCCGCGGCACCGGCCCCTTCGAGTTGACCGAGCCCATGCTGGAGCGCGTTCTCGACGAGCTGGCCGCGGCCATCGCGCCGGACGGCGAGGTCAGCATCGTCCTCGCGGTGGCCAACGGCGGCACCATCCCGGGTGCCGGGCTCGCCGGACGCCTCGCGGTACCCCTCGCCCACGTCCACGCCAAGCACAACCACACTGACGCCATCCACACCCAGGCCACCGGGAACGTGGCCGTAGCCTTCCCCGGCGGCTTCCCGGACACGCTGTCCGGGCGGGTGCTACTCGTGGACGACATCTGCGGCAGCGGCGCCACCTTCGCCGCCCTCACCACCGCACTCGAGCCTCTGCTCACGCCCGACGGCCGCATCGAGACCGTGGCCCTGTGCCGCAACGAGGGCTCGGACCGGGCACCCGACTGGGCCGCATACACGGTCGACGACTGGGTCGTCTTCCCCTGGGAAGCCCCGCCCGGCGGTATCGAACTCGTAGCCCTGAGCTCCCCCTCTCCCCTGAAGGGACAAACCCCGTGA
- a CDS encoding glycosyltransferase family 4 protein gives MNLTPWRSVLLVLASWQVDAPAGIERATAALATGLAEAGHHVVIATAAPQPMGRSLPGVTVEPLDLGVTFPCSDTTLRDAIDGATDKLQARLLDITERHRTDTVVFTDALWGLGRLELNLPAGVRRILAVHVMPHAEDMHPALALADTVIAPSEFVRSEARRAGWAASSWHVLPNALLREIDPLPATERRALRESGPIRVLARLGTEKGVLPLLTAAACLPSRRPLHVQLATAAFESADGSQEKLLGRCRTIADKADHITLSTGTLPWDEVPLWLSEAALVIVPSLRETFGLVALEAMSVGTPVIAYRTGNLPTLLQDGTATPGLLAELMHGPNALLRLAQRLLADPIAYERTSKAMYHLSQDYRPVRIAQQFVKAVS, from the coding sequence GTGAACCTCACCCCCTGGCGCAGCGTGCTGCTGGTGCTCGCCTCCTGGCAGGTGGACGCTCCCGCCGGAATCGAGCGGGCGACCGCGGCACTCGCCACGGGCCTGGCGGAGGCCGGCCACCACGTCGTGATCGCCACCGCCGCGCCCCAGCCGATGGGCCGGTCCCTGCCCGGCGTGACAGTGGAGCCCCTCGACCTCGGCGTCACCTTCCCGTGCAGCGACACCACCCTGCGGGACGCGATCGATGGCGCCACCGACAAACTCCAGGCCCGCCTCCTCGACATCACCGAGCGGCACCGCACCGACACCGTCGTCTTCACCGACGCCCTGTGGGGCCTCGGCCGCCTGGAGTTGAACTTGCCGGCAGGCGTCCGCCGGATCCTCGCCGTGCACGTCATGCCCCACGCCGAGGACATGCACCCGGCCCTGGCTCTCGCCGATACCGTCATCGCCCCCTCCGAGTTCGTACGGTCCGAGGCCCGGCGAGCGGGCTGGGCCGCCAGCAGCTGGCACGTCCTGCCCAACGCCCTGCTCCGCGAGATCGACCCACTGCCGGCGACCGAGCGACGTGCCCTGCGCGAAAGCGGACCCATTCGCGTCCTTGCTCGCCTGGGAACCGAGAAGGGAGTCCTGCCGCTGCTCACCGCCGCAGCCTGTCTTCCCTCCCGCCGGCCGCTGCACGTTCAGCTCGCCACAGCCGCCTTCGAGAGCGCCGACGGCTCGCAGGAGAAGCTGCTCGGCCGCTGCCGCACCATCGCCGACAAGGCCGACCACATCACGCTCAGCACCGGCACGCTGCCCTGGGACGAGGTTCCCCTCTGGCTCTCCGAGGCAGCGCTGGTGATCGTTCCCTCGCTGCGGGAGACCTTCGGGCTCGTGGCCCTGGAAGCCATGAGCGTCGGAACGCCGGTCATCGCCTACCGGACCGGAAATCTGCCGACCCTGCTCCAAGACGGCACCGCCACGCCGGGGTTGCTGGCCGAACTGATGCACGGCCCGAACGCGCTGCTTCGACTGGCCCAGCGCCTCCTCGCCGATCCGATAGCCTACGAGCGAACTTCGAAGGCCATGTACCACCTCTCGCAGGACTACAGGCCTGTCCGTATCGCCCAGCAATTCGTGAAGGCGGTGTCGTGA